A stretch of the Acidimicrobiales bacterium genome encodes the following:
- a CDS encoding flavin reductase family protein: MSLDDGFHRIGSDPYAVPSDAKDGARRLRGQLPAPVTVWTAYGPGGTQTGITVSSVLVAEGDAPTILGLIAPLSEFWDAVQVSKRFVVHVLGAEQTRAADQFALRYPVSPFDGLRVSASEYGPILEDVGTRAEATLTSYVDVGYSLLVRATLGEFEFADEPPAPLIHYRGRYFTAASRNRQLP; this comes from the coding sequence GTGAGCCTGGACGATGGATTTCACCGGATCGGTTCCGATCCATATGCCGTTCCATCGGACGCCAAGGATGGCGCCAGACGACTGCGCGGTCAGTTACCTGCCCCAGTCACCGTGTGGACTGCGTACGGACCAGGCGGGACCCAGACCGGGATTACCGTGTCCTCGGTTCTGGTCGCAGAGGGGGACGCCCCAACAATCCTGGGGTTGATCGCCCCTCTGTCGGAGTTCTGGGACGCGGTGCAGGTCAGCAAACGGTTCGTCGTTCACGTTCTCGGTGCAGAGCAGACCCGGGCTGCGGACCAGTTCGCCCTTCGCTATCCGGTCAGTCCATTCGACGGTCTGAGAGTCTCTGCATCCGAGTACGGTCCCATCCTCGAGGACGTCGGGACGCGAGCCGAGGCCACCCTGACCTCGTATGTCGACGTGGGATATTCACTCTTGGTCCGAGCAACGCTCGGTGAATTCGAGTTTGCCGATGAACCGCCTGCACCTCTCATCCACTACAGGGGCCGGTACTTCACCGCGGCGTCCAGGAACAGACAGCTACCGTAA
- a CDS encoding GNAT family N-acetyltransferase, translating to MKDLRLRALLDSPGAFGSTYELEVVRSPLCWRPWVDEGCVFVVEGDDRWLGLVAVFLDGEDHSICHLASMWTDPGSRGLGLGRRLLESGIEWARDRGATVVRLGVVEDNATALRLYRGAGFEPTGAREPLHSEPSKTVIYMERSLRRSPNPIC from the coding sequence TTGAAGGACCTACGGCTTCGCGCGCTTCTCGACTCTCCGGGCGCCTTCGGCAGCACCTACGAACTCGAGGTGGTTCGGAGTCCACTGTGCTGGCGACCTTGGGTGGACGAGGGATGCGTATTCGTTGTCGAGGGTGACGATCGATGGCTCGGTTTGGTAGCCGTCTTTCTCGACGGCGAGGACCACTCGATCTGCCATCTGGCTTCGATGTGGACGGATCCGGGCAGTCGAGGCCTCGGCCTCGGAAGAAGACTGCTGGAATCGGGTATCGAATGGGCGCGCGACCGGGGTGCAACCGTCGTGCGCCTGGGCGTTGTGGAGGACAATGCCACAGCCCTCCGCCTGTACCGAGGAGCGGGTTTCGAGCCGACAGGAGCGCGGGAGCCCCTGCATTCTGAACCGTCCAAGACTGTCATCTACATGGAACGAAGCCTCAGGCGCAGCCCTAACCCCATCTGTTGA
- a CDS encoding diguanylate cyclase — translation MPGYRRVVPFAVSVVLVLATGALGVALSSSAGSKSAALHRHDREVLQATLASLGKQYVLFSLKEGLDYSSTGTWSLRPGDPADTSRLQTFVTHAVLLNYGAALVSLDGKTINAYTSGPGLPPAGDPGYQPMVASLTSGQPDVSSVMEVGRIPVVAMAVPLTVGGQTKALFVGFVRLDRSALETYVQSIRYGKTGKSYVVDSHGTIAASTDPADVGRSIGQPRAVLALQRSLSGDYTQNGSLVSYAPFGVSGWSGFTIQASTEFFGPIHASNLRVEVAITALLAIASVLIIILGYKREMARRKFQEQLAYQAYHDSLTGLANRPMLLERLNQALSKARRQNHAVAVLYLDLDRFKTVNDTKGHEVGDALLREIGRRLAQVVRLEDTVARMGGDEFAVVMEDIGTVQNIQCVRSLAERIVAEVSRPVDIGNLTVTVGASVGVAVSRSGHDDVETMLRDADLAMYSAKDSGRNGYLIAGEHEVFPQAEAAPSAG, via the coding sequence GTGCCCGGATATCGCCGAGTCGTCCCCTTCGCGGTAAGCGTGGTCCTGGTTCTCGCTACGGGAGCTCTGGGCGTAGCGCTTTCGTCATCTGCGGGTTCAAAGTCCGCAGCCCTGCATCGGCATGATCGAGAGGTCCTCCAGGCGACCCTGGCTTCGCTCGGCAAGCAATACGTGCTGTTCAGCCTCAAAGAGGGTCTCGACTACTCCTCCACCGGGACTTGGTCGCTTCGCCCCGGGGACCCCGCCGACACCTCCCGGCTTCAGACCTTTGTAACCCACGCGGTCCTGCTCAACTATGGCGCAGCCCTGGTAAGTCTCGACGGAAAGACGATCAACGCGTACACGAGTGGTCCCGGCCTCCCTCCGGCTGGCGACCCGGGTTACCAACCCATGGTGGCATCCCTCACGTCGGGTCAGCCGGACGTCAGCTCAGTCATGGAAGTTGGCCGAATTCCCGTCGTCGCGATGGCCGTCCCTTTGACGGTGGGAGGACAGACGAAGGCGTTGTTCGTCGGCTTTGTGCGACTTGATCGGTCGGCGCTGGAAACCTACGTCCAGTCGATTCGTTACGGAAAAACCGGCAAGTCATACGTCGTCGACTCCCACGGAACGATCGCCGCAAGCACGGATCCTGCCGACGTCGGGAGATCGATTGGTCAACCTCGTGCAGTCCTTGCTCTGCAACGCAGCCTGTCCGGGGATTACACGCAGAATGGCTCCTTGGTCAGCTACGCACCTTTTGGTGTCAGCGGATGGTCAGGCTTCACCATTCAAGCCTCCACTGAGTTCTTTGGACCGATCCACGCCAGCAACCTTCGGGTCGAAGTCGCCATCACGGCTCTCCTCGCGATCGCCTCGGTATTGATCATCATCCTCGGGTATAAGCGCGAGATGGCGCGGCGGAAGTTCCAGGAACAGCTTGCTTACCAGGCGTACCACGACAGCCTGACCGGGCTCGCCAACCGGCCAATGCTCCTCGAACGTCTGAACCAGGCGCTGTCGAAAGCGCGGCGACAGAACCATGCTGTCGCAGTCCTTTACCTGGACCTCGACCGGTTCAAGACAGTCAACGACACAAAGGGGCACGAAGTCGGGGATGCCCTTCTCCGCGAAATCGGCAGGCGCCTTGCGCAAGTCGTGAGACTCGAAGACACGGTTGCGCGTATGGGCGGTGACGAGTTCGCCGTCGTCATGGAGGACATCGGGACCGTCCAGAACATTCAATGCGTTCGTAGTCTGGCAGAACGAATCGTGGCCGAAGTCAGCCGTCCCGTAGATATCGGGAACCTGACAGTTACTGTTGGGGCCAGCGTCGGAGTCGCGGTCAGCCGTTCTGGTCACGATGACGTCGAGACGATGCTCCGCGACGCCGACTTGGCCATGTATAGCGCCAAGGACTCGGGCAGAAACGGATACCTGATCGCCGGAGAGCACGAAGTCTTTCCCCAAGCGGAGGCCGCGCCGTCTGCGGGGTGA
- a CDS encoding pyridoxal-dependent decarboxylase, with protein sequence MTADSDQLLADAARRAARYLDHIDDRAVAPAQAALEALGRFDEKLPSRPSDPAETIALLDEAGSPATVATAGSRYFGFVIGGAFPVAVAASWIGAAWDQNSALPVMSPVADSLSTVARRWLVELLGLPEGTEAAFVTGATEANASCLAAARDHLLSRRGWDVQASGLFGAPEIPVVVGAQAHSTVLKALGFVGLGRSRVITVPTDHAGRLRAELLPDIDGPAIVCLQAGEVNGGAFDPFAEVVRWARWRDGWVHVDGAFGLWALASPALADRLCVGLADADSWATDAHKWLNVTYDSGIAFVRRGEDLRRTFASVAGYLPPDGGYEAMHHTPQSSQRARQIEIWAVLRTLGRSGVAALVDRCCTHAATIARGLSDSGLEVLNEVVLNQVVVRARSDELTSRWIRSIQQDGTCWCGPTNWDGHAAMRISVSGWSTTESDVTRSVEAMVRCARGIGAI encoded by the coding sequence TTGACCGCTGACTCAGACCAGCTCCTTGCCGACGCCGCCCGAAGAGCGGCGCGCTATCTGGACCACATCGACGACCGGGCCGTAGCGCCGGCACAGGCCGCATTGGAGGCTCTCGGACGGTTCGACGAAAAGCTGCCGAGTCGCCCCAGCGATCCCGCGGAGACGATTGCTCTGCTTGACGAAGCTGGGTCGCCCGCGACCGTCGCGACAGCCGGGAGTCGCTACTTCGGCTTCGTGATCGGCGGCGCCTTCCCGGTAGCCGTCGCGGCTTCCTGGATCGGTGCGGCCTGGGACCAGAACTCAGCGCTGCCGGTCATGTCTCCTGTGGCCGACTCTTTGTCAACAGTTGCCCGGCGGTGGCTGGTGGAACTGCTCGGGCTGCCAGAAGGCACCGAAGCGGCGTTCGTCACGGGCGCGACTGAGGCGAACGCCTCGTGCCTGGCTGCCGCCCGCGACCACCTGCTTTCTCGTCGGGGTTGGGACGTTCAAGCTTCCGGCCTCTTCGGGGCGCCCGAGATTCCGGTCGTGGTCGGTGCGCAGGCGCATTCGACGGTGCTGAAAGCACTTGGATTCGTCGGCCTGGGCCGCAGCCGGGTGATCACGGTCCCGACCGACCACGCGGGACGCCTGCGTGCGGAGCTCCTACCGGATATCGATGGTCCGGCGATTGTCTGCCTTCAGGCCGGCGAGGTGAACGGTGGGGCCTTCGACCCGTTCGCAGAGGTCGTTCGGTGGGCCCGCTGGCGTGACGGTTGGGTTCACGTCGACGGCGCGTTCGGCTTGTGGGCGCTGGCTTCGCCGGCCCTGGCCGACAGGCTCTGCGTGGGGTTGGCGGACGCTGACTCGTGGGCCACCGACGCCCACAAGTGGCTCAATGTGACCTACGACTCGGGGATTGCGTTCGTCCGTAGGGGCGAGGATCTTCGGCGCACGTTCGCCTCTGTCGCCGGCTACCTCCCGCCCGACGGTGGCTACGAGGCGATGCACCACACCCCCCAGTCGTCGCAGCGGGCACGCCAGATCGAAATCTGGGCGGTTCTCCGGACCCTGGGCCGATCCGGCGTGGCAGCTCTTGTGGACCGGTGCTGCACCCACGCGGCGACCATCGCCCGGGGTCTCAGTGACTCTGGGCTCGAGGTCCTCAACGAGGTGGTCCTCAACCAGGTTGTCGTTCGTGCCCGGTCAGACGAGCTGACGTCCCGATGGATCCGGTCGATTCAGCAGGACGGCACTTGTTGGTGCGGGCCGACCAACTGGGACGGACACGCGGCGATGAGGATCAGCGTTTCGGGGTGGTCCACGACGGAATCAGACGTGACAAGGAGTGTCGAGGCGATGGTGCGCTGCGCTCGTGGTATCGGAGCGATCTAA
- a CDS encoding cytochrome P450 yields the protein MTVDMGTGKLGELFAYPGEWADMDRWHAQVAEIRRSTPVLYVELDGFTPFWVLTRYADVFAVSRDNDHWINTTRSVLGPDEDWHRMLAQGIPEPKTLIHLDGQDHREHRQVTNDWFKPATVKQRQPRIEAIADHFIGKLREMGGGCDFASDIAQPYTLRVIMDIYGVPEADEPLMLELTQGLFGAADPEFMGEAADPEARLIESVMKFIQYFNELTDERRSHPTDDLATVIANGKPGGHEMDEAHRLWYYIIVATAGHDTTSFALAGGMEAILRDPSQLQLIADDPSLAGNAADECIRWTSPVRHFLRYATEDSAVGGVNIPGGGRVLLSYPSANRDEDLFDQPNSFDVRRPNADKLLSFGLGAHFCLGSQFARREIRTMLAKLAPQLDHIEPAGKAEWSESAFVSGVKHLPVAYSFKS from the coding sequence GTGACAGTTGACATGGGCACCGGCAAGTTGGGGGAGCTGTTCGCCTACCCCGGGGAATGGGCGGACATGGACCGTTGGCACGCACAAGTCGCCGAGATAAGGAGGTCGACTCCCGTCCTCTATGTAGAACTCGACGGATTCACCCCGTTCTGGGTGCTGACGCGTTACGCGGACGTGTTCGCCGTGTCCCGCGACAACGACCACTGGATCAACACCACGCGCTCGGTCCTGGGGCCGGACGAAGACTGGCACCGGATGCTCGCCCAGGGAATTCCTGAGCCGAAGACGCTCATCCACCTTGACGGCCAGGACCATCGCGAGCATCGCCAGGTAACCAACGACTGGTTCAAACCTGCGACGGTCAAGCAACGGCAACCGCGCATAGAGGCGATCGCCGACCATTTCATCGGCAAGTTGCGCGAAATGGGCGGTGGGTGCGACTTCGCCAGTGACATCGCCCAGCCGTACACCCTTCGAGTGATCATGGACATCTACGGCGTCCCCGAGGCGGACGAACCACTGATGCTCGAGCTGACCCAGGGGCTGTTCGGTGCAGCCGATCCCGAGTTCATGGGCGAGGCGGCAGACCCCGAGGCGCGCTTGATCGAGTCGGTGATGAAGTTCATCCAGTACTTCAACGAGCTCACCGACGAACGGCGCAGCCATCCAACCGACGACCTCGCGACCGTCATCGCCAATGGAAAGCCAGGCGGGCACGAAATGGACGAGGCTCACCGGCTCTGGTACTACATCATCGTGGCGACCGCGGGCCACGACACGACGTCGTTCGCCCTTGCCGGCGGCATGGAAGCAATCCTGCGGGATCCTTCGCAGCTGCAGCTCATCGCTGACGACCCCTCGCTTGCGGGGAATGCCGCGGACGAGTGCATCCGGTGGACGTCACCCGTTCGTCATTTTCTCAGGTACGCCACCGAAGATTCGGCCGTGGGTGGCGTAAACATCCCAGGAGGGGGCAGGGTGCTGCTTTCCTATCCGAGCGCCAACCGGGACGAGGACCTGTTCGACCAACCGAACTCCTTCGACGTCCGCCGCCCCAACGCGGACAAGCTCCTATCCTTCGGCCTCGGGGCGCACTTCTGTTTGGGCAGCCAATTCGCGCGCCGGGAGATCCGTACGATGCTTGCGAAGCTGGCACCACAACTCGATCACATCGAACCTGCCGGGAAGGCCGAGTGGTCGGAATCGGCGTTCGTGTCCGGGGTCAAGCACCTCCCCGTGGCGTACTCCTTCAAGTCTTGA
- a CDS encoding VOC family protein: MPVTRMNHAVLYVRDVKKTVAFYKDVLDFRVKFEIPGQAAFLQAPASQNDHDLGLFQIGADARPSEAGRGTVGLYHIAWEVDTLDELERAAGKLRDAGALVGASDHGTTKALYAHDPDGLEFEVCWLVPADRLPVEIDAITKPLDLAAEKARYGGSTRGGVGVSFPALV, translated from the coding sequence ATGCCCGTCACCCGCATGAATCACGCCGTCCTGTACGTGCGAGATGTCAAGAAGACCGTCGCCTTCTACAAGGACGTGCTTGACTTCCGGGTCAAGTTCGAGATCCCCGGGCAAGCGGCCTTCCTGCAGGCCCCGGCGAGCCAGAACGACCACGATCTCGGGCTGTTCCAGATCGGCGCGGACGCGCGTCCATCCGAGGCGGGGCGCGGCACCGTCGGCCTCTACCACATCGCCTGGGAGGTCGACACCCTGGACGAACTCGAACGGGCCGCCGGCAAGCTCCGCGACGCTGGCGCTCTGGTGGGTGCGTCCGACCATGGGACCACGAAGGCGCTGTACGCCCACGATCCCGACGGTCTCGAGTTCGAGGTGTGCTGGCTCGTGCCAGCCGACCGGTTGCCTGTTGAGATCGACGCCATCACCAAGCCTCTCGACCTGGCGGCGGAAAAGGCTCGCTATGGAGGCTCGACCAGAGGCGGAGTCGGCGTGTCATTTCCCGCTTTGGTCTGA
- a CDS encoding carboxyl transferase domain-containing protein → MATLTPTCAPMVGTIAAVLASPGDQVVAGRPVVVIESMKMEHEVVAASSGTVRDVIVSLGQTVGAGDELLLIEDGVVAESTAGPVQSADPTAIRPDLQEVLDRRAATQDAARPDIVAKRHSYGRRTARENLNDLCDPGTFVEYGGFAVAAQRARRTVDDLIMNTVADGFIGGTAHINGHLFSDELSRCAVMSYDYMVLAGTQGYQGHRKKDRLFELAERSRLPVVLFAEGGGGRPGDTDAPGVSGLDVMAFALFGRLSGLVPMVGIASGRCFAGNAALLGCCDVIIATEDASVGMAGPAMIEGGGLGQFEPDEVGPVSVQYPNGVIDVLVEDDAASVSAAKQYLSYFQGKVGDWEAADQRELRAAIPEDRLRVYDVRRVIKGVADIGSVLELRGGWAPGIVTSLARLEGRPVGVIANNPGHLGGAIDSDGADKAARFMQLCDAHDLPIVFLCDTPGFMVGPEAEKTAQVRHFSRMFVVGASLTVPFATVVLRKGYGLGAQAMAGGSFHAPALTVAWPTGEIGGMGLEGAVRLGFRKELEAEEDPGQRQALFERLVASAYRNGKALNAATHFELDDVIDPAETRSRLISVLRAAPVPPHRDGKKRPWIDTW, encoded by the coding sequence ATGGCCACGCTGACTCCCACTTGCGCGCCGATGGTCGGAACCATCGCTGCAGTGCTCGCGTCGCCAGGGGATCAGGTCGTCGCCGGTCGTCCTGTCGTCGTCATCGAGTCGATGAAGATGGAGCATGAGGTAGTGGCGGCATCGAGTGGCACGGTGCGGGACGTGATCGTGAGCCTCGGCCAAACCGTCGGGGCTGGAGACGAGCTTCTCTTGATCGAAGACGGTGTGGTTGCCGAATCGACGGCGGGCCCTGTCCAGAGTGCCGACCCGACTGCGATCCGTCCCGATCTCCAAGAGGTTCTCGACCGCCGTGCCGCCACGCAGGACGCGGCGAGACCCGACATTGTCGCCAAGCGCCACTCCTATGGGCGGAGAACGGCCAGGGAGAACCTCAACGACCTGTGTGACCCCGGCACATTCGTCGAGTACGGGGGTTTCGCAGTAGCCGCGCAGCGCGCCCGGCGTACCGTTGACGATTTGATCATGAACACCGTCGCGGACGGTTTCATCGGCGGCACCGCGCACATCAACGGCCACCTCTTTTCGGATGAACTTTCGCGCTGCGCAGTCATGTCCTACGACTACATGGTTCTCGCCGGCACTCAGGGATACCAGGGGCACCGGAAGAAGGACCGGCTGTTCGAGCTGGCCGAGCGTTCTCGTCTCCCGGTGGTTCTGTTCGCTGAAGGCGGCGGGGGCCGTCCAGGCGACACCGACGCGCCCGGCGTTTCCGGGCTCGACGTCATGGCGTTCGCACTCTTCGGCAGGCTGAGCGGGCTGGTGCCGATGGTCGGCATCGCTTCCGGGCGCTGCTTCGCGGGCAACGCCGCGCTCCTCGGGTGCTGCGATGTGATCATCGCTACCGAGGATGCGAGCGTCGGCATGGCCGGGCCGGCGATGATCGAAGGCGGAGGGCTCGGCCAGTTCGAGCCCGATGAGGTAGGCCCCGTCAGCGTGCAGTACCCGAACGGCGTGATCGACGTTCTCGTAGAGGACGATGCCGCTTCTGTTAGCGCGGCCAAGCAGTACCTGAGCTACTTCCAAGGGAAAGTTGGCGATTGGGAGGCCGCCGACCAACGCGAACTTCGGGCCGCGATCCCCGAAGACAGGCTGCGCGTCTACGACGTCCGGAGGGTGATCAAGGGGGTGGCGGACATCGGGTCTGTGCTCGAGCTGCGCGGAGGGTGGGCACCTGGAATCGTGACATCGCTGGCCCGCCTCGAAGGCAGGCCCGTCGGTGTCATCGCCAACAATCCCGGGCATCTGGGCGGCGCGATCGACTCTGACGGTGCTGACAAGGCAGCCCGGTTCATGCAGCTGTGCGACGCGCACGATCTTCCGATTGTTTTCCTGTGTGACACCCCGGGGTTCATGGTCGGTCCCGAGGCGGAGAAGACGGCGCAGGTGCGCCACTTCTCCCGAATGTTCGTCGTCGGCGCCAGCCTCACAGTTCCCTTCGCCACTGTCGTGCTCCGAAAGGGCTACGGGCTCGGGGCGCAAGCGATGGCCGGCGGCAGCTTCCACGCCCCGGCGCTGACCGTGGCGTGGCCTACCGGCGAGATCGGAGGGATGGGCCTCGAGGGCGCGGTCAGGCTCGGCTTCCGGAAGGAGCTGGAAGCGGAGGAGGATCCAGGTCAGCGTCAGGCACTGTTCGAGCGGTTGGTTGCCTCTGCATACCGCAACGGCAAAGCCCTCAATGCGGCGACCCACTTCGAGCTGGACGACGTCATCGACCCGGCGGAAACACGCTCCCGACTGATTTCGGTCTTGCGAGCGGCGCCCGTTCCGCCCCATCGTGATGGCAAGAAGAGGCCCTGGATAGACACGTGGTAG
- the msrB gene encoding peptide-methionine (R)-S-oxide reductase MsrB, with protein MAQEVSKTEEEWRTQLSPEQYEVLRKAGTERPWSGKYVNNHDDGTYACAACGAVLFGSSTKFDSGTGWPSFFEPAVAEAVEVIEDRSHGMIRTEVRCRRCGSHLGHVFNDGPQPTGLRYCMNSLALEFEPKS; from the coding sequence ATGGCACAAGAAGTATCCAAGACTGAAGAAGAGTGGCGAACCCAGTTGAGCCCAGAGCAGTACGAGGTACTGCGTAAGGCAGGAACGGAGCGCCCGTGGTCAGGCAAATACGTCAATAACCACGACGACGGCACCTATGCGTGCGCGGCTTGTGGGGCCGTCCTGTTCGGCTCGTCGACCAAGTTTGACTCAGGGACCGGGTGGCCGAGCTTTTTCGAGCCGGCTGTCGCCGAAGCGGTCGAGGTGATCGAGGACCGCAGTCACGGCATGATCCGCACGGAGGTGCGGTGCCGTCGTTGCGGCAGTCACCTCGGGCACGTCTTCAACGACGGCCCCCAACCGACCGGGCTCCGCTACTGCATGAACTCGCTGGCTCTGGAGTTCGAGCCGAAGAGCTAG
- the orn gene encoding oligoribonuclease: MLAWLDLEMTGLDPSVHTIVEIATLITDDDLNIIAEGPDIVVAASADDLGHMDDVVRGMHTRSGLLDAVKQSTTTLDEAGKLTMDFLREHISTPSTVPLCGNSIGTDRRFLAAQLPEIDSYLHYRSIDVSTVKELVRRWYPSVYANAPKKQGAHRALDDIRESVDELRYYRQMVFKPAEQEGDPE; encoded by the coding sequence ATGTTGGCGTGGCTCGATCTCGAGATGACGGGGCTGGACCCGTCCGTCCACACCATCGTGGAGATCGCCACGCTGATCACCGACGACGATCTGAACATCATCGCCGAGGGTCCCGACATCGTCGTTGCGGCGAGCGCCGACGACCTCGGCCACATGGACGACGTGGTGCGGGGGATGCACACCCGAAGCGGGCTCCTGGACGCGGTCAAGCAGTCGACGACGACACTGGACGAAGCCGGAAAGTTGACCATGGACTTCCTCCGCGAGCACATCTCGACCCCGAGCACGGTACCGCTGTGCGGGAATTCCATCGGGACCGACAGACGTTTCCTCGCAGCCCAGCTCCCTGAGATCGATTCCTACCTGCACTACCGGTCGATCGACGTCTCGACGGTCAAGGAGCTGGTGAGGCGCTGGTACCCGTCCGTGTACGCAAACGCCCCCAAGAAGCAGGGTGCCCACCGTGCGCTGGACGACATACGGGAGAGCGTCGACGAGCTGCGCTACTACCGACAGATGGTTTTCAAACCCGCAGAACAGGAAGGCGACCCGGAGTAG
- the dut gene encoding dUTP diphosphatase, whose translation MDIPMVLLDPDLPPPVYARTGDAGADLVARTGALVEAGGGRALVPTGVRVAIPEGYAGFVQPRSGLALRHGITLANSPGLIDSGYRDELAVIVINTDPKKDFEINRGDRIAQLVIQRVEHASFIQVDALPESDRGLGGFGHTGL comes from the coding sequence GTGGACATACCGATGGTGCTTCTCGACCCCGACCTTCCACCACCCGTCTACGCCCGGACCGGCGACGCCGGCGCCGACCTGGTCGCCCGCACCGGAGCGCTCGTCGAGGCCGGCGGCGGGAGGGCCCTGGTTCCCACTGGTGTCAGGGTCGCCATACCCGAGGGATATGCCGGCTTCGTGCAGCCGCGCAGCGGACTCGCTTTGCGCCACGGGATCACCCTCGCCAACAGCCCGGGCCTCATCGACTCCGGGTACCGCGATGAGTTGGCGGTCATCGTGATCAACACCGATCCGAAGAAAGACTTCGAGATCAACCGCGGCGATCGGATCGCCCAACTGGTCATCCAAAGAGTCGAGCATGCCAGCTTCATTCAGGTCGACGCACTTCCAGAGTCCGACCGGGGTCTCGGCGGCTTCGGGCACACGGGGCTGTAG
- a CDS encoding DNA-formamidopyrimidine glycosylase family protein, giving the protein MPELPEVEALTRFLDERCAGKTLSRIEVAALSALKTYDPPIESLRGSKIESVSRTGKYLLFDVAPSWMVLHLARGGWVQWRDSLAPARAKPGRGPLALRVGLDDGSGFDVTEQGTEKRLAVWVVRSPTEVEGVARLGPDPLDPSFDTAALGKLLDGQPGNLKTVLTDQSIIAGVGNAYSDEALHAAKMSPYKPAGKLTDAEVAVLYAALVGVLRDAVDRSLGLPASGLKSEKKSGLSVHGRTGQPCPVCGDTVREVSFSSKSMQYCATCQTGGKPLADRRLSRLLK; this is encoded by the coding sequence ATGCCCGAGCTTCCTGAGGTAGAGGCGCTCACTCGTTTTCTGGACGAGCGCTGCGCCGGCAAAACGCTCTCGCGGATCGAGGTCGCGGCCCTGTCCGCCTTGAAGACCTACGACCCTCCGATCGAATCACTTCGTGGTTCGAAGATCGAAAGCGTAAGTCGCACAGGGAAGTACCTCCTCTTCGATGTTGCGCCCTCGTGGATGGTGCTTCACCTCGCCCGCGGAGGCTGGGTGCAGTGGCGAGATTCCTTGGCCCCGGCGCGGGCCAAACCGGGCAGGGGCCCGCTCGCCTTGCGTGTCGGCCTCGATGACGGGTCCGGATTCGACGTGACTGAGCAAGGTACCGAGAAACGTTTGGCGGTATGGGTCGTGCGTTCTCCTACGGAGGTCGAGGGCGTGGCGCGTCTCGGTCCCGACCCTCTCGATCCCTCGTTTGACACGGCTGCACTCGGGAAACTGCTCGACGGTCAGCCTGGCAATCTGAAGACGGTCCTCACCGACCAGTCGATCATCGCCGGAGTCGGAAACGCCTACTCCGACGAGGCCCTCCACGCGGCGAAGATGTCACCGTACAAACCGGCGGGGAAGCTGACCGACGCCGAGGTCGCGGTTCTCTATGCAGCTCTCGTCGGGGTCTTGCGCGACGCAGTCGATCGTTCCCTCGGTCTGCCGGCCAGCGGTTTGAAGTCGGAGAAAAAGAGTGGGCTGTCCGTGCACGGGCGCACTGGCCAACCTTGCCCGGTCTGTGGCGACACCGTCAGGGAGGTGTCGTTTTCGAGCAAGTCAATGCAGTACTGCGCTACCTGCCAGACCGGCGGAAAACCATTGGCCGATCGCCGGCTCTCGCGTCTTCTTAAGTGA